tttCCAATATTTTTCAAAAGAACTAAaccacattaaacattaaatccATCCAATAGACATAAAGCTGAGTCTGTAGAATAACTTAACgttatacatgtatttattttgatcaatattcaGATACAGAGAGGAGATTCCGAGCCCAGTTCTTGTGAAAACAAATCAACTTGTAGAGGCAATTAGCGCTGATTGCGTCTGACTGCACAATCCAGCTCATATTTGGGGACAAAGCTGCTGTCACTTTGAGTTACATCCTGAGAGCGAGTCACCGGTTTGGGCCCTTCTGTCTGCCAGAGGCCGACCAGCAGCTACagcatccagcatccagcagccagcagcaggcCGCACCGCCACACCGCTATCGCTCACTGGAGGACTAATTGAAACGTTACGGATCATAACCGTTAGAAACAATTTTGCACACTTCATTAATTAACGTTTAAAGATGCACTTTAACGGCAGCTGCTGGTCGACAGCGGGTAAAAACGGAAAACACAGCAAAACCAAGAGCAGGAAACATATTGCGCTGCTTATTAAGGCTTCGACCCGTTAATGCTGCTCATTTGAAGGTGATTTTATGGTCCGGTAGGCTACAGTTAGGAAGaagaaacataataataataaataaaataagagacGAGGAACGAAATTTcgatcaaaataaataataaaaaacatatgatgataaataaagaaaaacagacatttatttatttatttttttaaacaaaagttGTTTCGgcataaaacaaattaattatgtCAATTATTAAAAAGAGGTCTGATTTATTTTATAACTGTTTAACTGATACTGAATAATACAGACAGATTACTATTCACTTGTAAGAGGCACAAAAAATATGGCTTATTATCtgtgttattataataaaatccGTCCACACGCGGGCCAACGTTTTCACCAGCCGGGGCCATATGTAGGaggagtgtgtctgtgtctgattTCACTTAATGCTGTGTGTTGGTATAATGACATCAGGAGGCTGGaggacccccccaccccctcctagGATCTGATTGGTCTCCGGGAGGCCGCCGGAGCAGAGCCGGCGTTGTCCTGGTGACCCGGCCTCTCGTGAGCTGCAGCTCGCTATAAAAGCCCGCGGTCGCACGCAGGCGTGCCAAATGGGCTGTCAGATGCGATTTGGAGTAACAAGTGGATTTGACGTTTAAGGTTTTTCTCACCATCGCGCTTGGAAACACTCTCGGTAGGTGTTCGATTATTTGTTTACAGATATTCTGATGGATAATCAGTGTCTAGggtctacatatatatataaattatgagGCTGCTCTGCTTTATTTCTGCTGAGCCAGAGGCGAGTAGAAATAGTGTCGGACACTCACTGATCTTATTCCTTTATCTGATGATCAATTATCAATatagagataaaaaaaactaaagcaAATTTGCAATGAATTAAGGCTTCCAGTTAATCAGATTTTGTTTACATGGATCAtacttttaattattaattaaacggATCAAATAGCAATAACTTGTTATCACCAAAAAagttgatattatttttttgcgCTGGTGGCATGATGTGTGGATTTTAAGGGTTCAGTAAATTaacttgttttctctctctctctgatcagATCCCCGTGCTGGACCAGGACCATGGACTCAGATACGAGCCGCGTGTCCAGCAGACCCTCCTCTCCAGAAGTGGACGACCTCTTCGCTCATCACTTGGCCACCCTCAAGAAGTCCGTGCAGGGTTTCTCCGGTACCGTGTCGTCCACGCAGAGCGACCTGTCCGACATCCCGGGCCTGCGAGGCCTCTCcggtctctctggtctctccggTCTCTCCGGTCTCTCCGGTCTCTCGGGTCTCTCCGCAGAGGACGAGGAGTCCCTCGCCCTCCGGCTGTCCAAGAAGGACCGCAAGCTGCTGTCAGAGAACGAGCTGCAGACCATCCGCCTCAAGATCAACTCCCgcgagaggaagaggatgcaCGACCTGAACGTGGCCATGGACGGGCTGCGCGAGGTCATGCCCTACGCGCACGGACCGTCGGTGCGCAAACTGTCCAAGATAGCGACGTTGCTGCTCGCGAGAAACTACATCCTGATGCTGAGCAACTCTCTGGAGGAGATGAAGCGGCTGGTGAGTGAGATCTACGGCAGCGGAGGACACCACGGACACGGCGGCTTCCACCCGGCGGCCTGCGGGACCATGACTCACGCGGGGCCAGTGCCGGTCTCCCACGCCGCGCACCCGGCGCACCCGCACCCGGGACACCCAGCGGTGCACCACCCGCTGCTCCCGCCGGCCGTCTCCGTCTCCACCGCGTCTCTGTCCGCTCCGGGCATCTCCGCGGTCACCTCAGTTAGACCGCATCATCACCATCACGGACTCCTCAAAGCGCCCGGTGCCGGTTCCGGAGCCGGTCCGCTTGGCAGCAGCTTCCAGCACTGGGCCGTCGGCGGCGGCGGGATGCCGTGTCCGTGCAGCATGTGCACGGTCCCGCCTCCGCATGTCACCAGCATGAGCGCCGTCACCATGCCGAGGCTCACCAGCGAAAAATGACTCCAAAAACTGAACGGAGACGAACTCTTTGGGGGTAACTTGTTGTTACAGACTCTCTCCTCACCATTATTactctgttttatttatctgtgttGCTGAATCCGTTGAGTCGACGGCTCCAGTATAAAGAACATTGGTTTTCCCTCACTGggactctgtttttttttttttgcaactaaCTTAGTGTTTTATGGTTATTAACCTCAGTTGTATAACAGGTGTCTCTTAAAGCACAACTTTACTGGAAACATTTGACGGCCCcagacatctgtgtgtgtgtgtacaattaCTTAATTGAATCCTTTCTGTGGGCCTGCAATGGGGGGAAAGGTCACAAATCAAAACCACAGATATATAGAGTGTAAATATGTAGATGGATTATTCATATATTAGAGTCTCGTTAATGTGTTGGATAAgactccccccccccaacccttcAACCTGTTGCACCTGCTTTATTCTCTCCGTCTTATTCAACTGCTTCTCtccttattttctctctctctctctctctctctctccccccagtAGACTGTCATTCTCTGTCCGACGCAAACAATGActacttgtttatttttttaataaaaaaatgaaatatttatttacttattttggaCGGGAATTTCAGATGACTTTCTGATTTATGTTGGAAgtttgaaatgtaaaataaagacgattaattgaaaaagaaaaaaattctttggtgatgttttgttgttgtttatttacttatttgtgtAATGTTTGTGTAGTTTACACAAGAGAAGGACGATTGACAAATTCACAATTTCACCTGAAATTTATTATAtcacaattattataattttgaaGCACtcaacatattattattattatattttgtataattaaaataatcaattaattattaaatattattaaataaattgaCCATAGAAGAACAGTTTAGCAATGGCATGTAGAAAGGACcatctcttttttcattttaaagatCAGTGGCCTCatcattcattaaaataaaatattacataGATTTATTTCAGGATTCTTAAATAAGTGAGGCCATTGTGAGccttataaataaaattgacttcaTGGAAAATCTGTGTGCAGAGtcagaaataaagaaaacagtTTACTTCATTTGACTTTACAATTACTTTGAATCTAATTATTAGTCCTACATAAATTCACAGTTTAGTTCATTTGACTTTACAATTACTTTGAATCTAATTATCAGTCCTACATAAATTCACGAAGTCCATCTAATAAAAACAggaatttatttaataaaaaacaataattgagTTGGAAAATTAACATTTTACTTTGATTTAATGGATAAAATAAAGCTGTTTTATACAATCTTTATATATCTTGTTATATTAACGTGTGTTCCTTCATGACACAAACTTGTTCTGACCTCGTCTCTGCTGCTGGATGATCACACCTAAAAAGTCAGTTGCGCACAAGGTGACTTTAATCAGCTTCATGTCAAATGCAAACCAAACAGTGATGACTGAGGCAGCTGTACGTCCAACTGCAGAATGTTGTAATGGGCTAAAAGAATTGATATATTACAGATATTGATTGTCTAACCTGAATGATGAGAGGGAAACACAAGAGAGGGGAAAAACTGCATTTGGAATCGTCAGCGTCTGCAAAAATGAGCGCGTAAAGAGCCGAGAAGCACATGAAGCCGGTTGATGAGTAGACTTTAGGAGAAGGACAGCAGCTGCATAGCAGATTGTGCATGCTGTTGCAATGTTTTCCAAAGGCCTTTGAAGCTGGAACGATATACGAACCAACTCTCTGAATATTCATGCACGCATTTGTTTATTCGTCTCattactggaatttgaattatTCAAAGTCCTTCATCGTTCTGTAGGACGTTTCAGAGAGGAAGAGGTCATTCGGTGCAATACGGcaaaaaatacagtttatttACAGGTAAGCTATATGAGACAATCAGTCTTTAAAAAGAAGTCTCAGCAGGTGGAAACAAATATCTGAGAGTGCATTTGAATTTATAAACTCATGCTTTATATAGGCTACTTTAAATGTTATGCCAAGCTTTCAGTGACAATTATGTATTTTACTATATACAACTACATCATCACAGCATCCATTTCAGCAGCACATTAAACAGCAAATCCTCTCTGACTTCTTCCTCCCCTGCAGAGTCAGATGGATCCATATTATGGTGACACACCAACCACAAAATGAGTAAATTTCAGCTATCACTATTGTTCATTTGTTCTAAAGGTGACTGAAATACTATCAAAAATACTGTtgagtttatatatatagagatatctatatctctatatatagatatatatatactgtatattaaggCTGGCAATCATCGATATatcaaaaatatgtaattgcaattaatagcaaattaatgaaaaacaattgtatttgttcaaaatgtagcttaaagggagatttgactataacctgccccaaactgcatgtgattatcataaagtgggcatgtctgtaaaggggagactcgtgggtacccatagatcccattttcattcacatatctggaggtcagaggtcaagggacccctttgaaaatggacatgccagtttttcctcgccaacattaatgtaagtttggagcgttatttagcctccttgacgacaagctagtatgacatggatgaaCGGATGGATTTCATCAATTGCAttgatttgttaaaaaaattagtggcgttaatgACGTTATTTTATCtgaatgcgttattatcgcgttagcgttgacagccttaataaatatatatatatatatttttttgaacgTCCACAATGCTCTGCAAACTCACTCGGTTGTTTTCATATCATTTGATTATTCCTCCACTCAGGTTGAAGCAAAGTGAAAAGGTTTGTGCTTATCTCAATGACGTCAATATGCAATAAATTGATAATTTTTGTGCATCTGAAGAAGTGTTTTGTTCCCATGTGCTAATACAAATCATACAAAATAGTGCAGCAAAGTTGCCAGGAGAGTTTAGAGGCCACAGTCTGAACACACCCACACAATCCTGAGGAGAGGTGTAATCAGGCAGaagaagtgaaaacacctgtgtgagtGGACTCTCTCAGGACTTTACTTAAGGACACTGATCATCCAGGTCATTGGCGTCCatgggcctttttcacagcacaaaggtgtaacattaatattaatattaacattaacgatggctttcttttattcaagtgtcccagtaattGAAGACAGTTGGTgttttcaaatgaaacttgtgagctctTGTTTACTacacgggaagtcgtgtacacgatacgctttgcgttcaagtggttaagtcgtgagatcacagctgctaagcaacggcaatattaacgttactgtcggcgtctagaagccatagaggctaacaatttagcaagctagcaagtgggtaacataatacaggaaatgcaaagacataatgacagaggaaaacaaTGAGGCTGTtgaaaatatcaacattttcctcagacatattataaaatgaggaagaaaaacaacatacgactaaaattacaatatattaacttattatacagcgaaaaatgaacttccaaggcctccgccatttctgacaacgtcaacaagcaccacacaactcgtgaactcggaactttcagaaactttccacctACGAGGtcatgaataccacaagaggggggcgttcatatggactcttctcgtgaacacagtaaacaccaccccatttgaaggcaccaagtGGCTGTGGTCGAATACTGTTTTTCACTTATGGTAAAttaacttgcatttatattgcgcctttctagtcttccgaccactcaaagcgctttacacttgTCAGacttcacccattcacacacacacattcatacactgatggcagaggctgcccatcaggatctgatctaaatactcatttacaagtacagccttcaggagcaatgtGGGGATCAGTATAtcgacacttcgacatgtggactggaggagcctgGGATCGAACCGAGTGAGGGCTGACACAAAACAATCTGTTTTGAGAATTAACTTTTTGATGGCACATAAAGGCTTAAGATGGATTAAGGATCATTTGtcttagaacatgttgctttacATCGGGTGTCTTCGGGGGGCGTTCCATTCTTAATAACTCAAGATATGTAACAGCAAACTCCAAGCTTTGCCGGTCAGGGAGTCGTGATTACACAACAGACACCATTCAGCTACAGATGGGTGATAGATTAAAGAAAGAACAAAGTGTCTCAGTCAGACGATGTTCCACCACAAGCCTCCGGAACATGCTTCAGTGCTCCAGCAAGCAATTTTTTTAGGTGGTGCGATTGCATTTAAAGTCAACGCAAAGACACGAGCGGATGCAAATTTGAGTGCAAAACTCACACCTATCCTGACATTTTATGTCTTggtaaaatattcaaaaataatCTTGAGGGGTACGTTTATGATATTCAATCAAAACTataatattttactttactgtGAGCAAAGTCTTTCATGGCCTAAACGCTGACCACAAGTCAGATGCAGGATGTGAAACCCAATCTTTGGTGTCAAAGTCCTGCACTTTACCCACCATCCATTCCCACTCTGACAAGACTGTTGTTATGTGTTTGcattaatttatcaaatttCTTCTTATTCCCATtcttctttaaaggtcccatatcatgctcattatcaggttcatacttgtattttgtgtttctactagaacatgtttacatgctgtaatgtttaaaaaaacacattattttcctcatactgtctgcctgattattcctgtatttaccctcggtctgaaacgctccgttttagtgcatttcaacgaaattgcgttgctaggcaatggtttgagtccatgtttacttcctgtcagctgatgtcattcacatacactgcagcaggaaataaactgggacacatttagaatgtttacatttaaaaccgtgtaatggtcaaAATATTGTTGTAGTGTTTAACAGTatatataaagcacttaaacctgctttatgatataaaagacatgaaaatctcactttttacaatatgggctCTTTAATATCATGGCATATTTGAGACCTTTTGTCTTCTTATGTTGGAGACATTTTGGAAGAAGTTGATGCAATCACACGGCACTCATGAAAGAGTTTCCCTATTATTCAGCCAGATAAACATGGTGCTAAAAGTTGAAAGAGAAACTGACTGAGTAACATCTTTTCAGCTCTGCCTGAACACTCTGGCCAATAGCAGCTGGGCTTCACATCCCTGTGACTGGATTTGAATAAACAGCTCCTTATCCACCGTTGGTGGCAGGCTGACTTATCCATTGATGCTGCGAGTGTGAGGTTTGATTCTGTGACAgtttaaatattcataactttGGACAGAAGGGGAGCATCGGTCTTACACTGTTGTAACTGGATTTAAACCTTCTGGAAAACACTGCACAGATGTACACCCTTTCGGCTCCGCGCATCACGTTGTGTTAGCTGAAAGGATTAAAGATCGGTGGGACGCATCAAAAGTGGCGGAAtaacagaaagagaaacagagtcTATGATGCAGCAAAGGGggaatgagagagaggagataaaCAAACAGAGAAGCTGTCAGAGACAAAGGCAGGATTTAACACTTACAAGGGAATAGATGGAGCTCTAAGGTGAAGATGAGACCTCAGAGGTCACTCTTTCCCATGGGACTGATGTTTactccaacacagtctcatctGTTCATCCTAAACCACCATTACGCACTGAGAAGGACTCTAACACACCAGCGGCGGCGGTGGGAGGGGCTAGCGAGGTCTTAATGcctgtctacacgtatacagatatttttaaaaacggaTATTTTCCCATCCTGTCTACACGACCttcgttttacaaaatatctccgTCCACACTCGAACACAAAAAAGGCTCCAAACGCTCGCTGTAATATTTACAAGTTAAGGGTCAAGGAATTTTGTTTCCACCGTTCTCACTCCCTTTGCTGGGATTCCTAGTCGAACTgcatgatgatgtcatcactctgctgtcatcaactgtctctttatATGCATAAATGAGGAAAGGAGGGTCCCAAGCTGAGAGCTCAGAGGCTTGTGCCACTGAAGGTCTCACATTAACAGGTTGGGTTGGGAATGATTAAtacctagttcacactacacgactttcaaagtcatcagATCGCAGTACTGTTCaaactacacaacttgctgtcttgtattcgttgtggttttcacactacatgactgaccggcgacaGGGGGTCACCCACTGCAAGATCcttcaccgggaggaatccctgatgaggcttccaaactacgttttgtcacgaaaatACACGCgagaaatacacggtaaatgacgtgataccatgcgtgagacacattgctgatggtGGTGTTCACAAAATAGACTGTTTCCACCAGTTTCATCCATTTCTACATGTCTTTTTTAgtatttattcctctaggtcAACTGTTACTAAAGAGCCATTttaagcagcaaaaaaaaatctgtctggagtcgCAAAACATtagagcattgtgatgaaggtaacacagcttgtagtctaagtatatagtatataagtctaatgcagtgagggcccaaatgcca
This DNA window, taken from Sebastes fasciatus isolate fSebFas1 chromosome 14, fSebFas1.pri, whole genome shotgun sequence, encodes the following:
- the olig2 gene encoding oligodendrocyte transcription factor 2; its protein translation is MDSDTSRVSSRPSSPEVDDLFAHHLATLKKSVQGFSGTVSSTQSDLSDIPGLRGLSGLSGLSGLSGLSGLSGLSAEDEESLALRLSKKDRKLLSENELQTIRLKINSRERKRMHDLNVAMDGLREVMPYAHGPSVRKLSKIATLLLARNYILMLSNSLEEMKRLVSEIYGSGGHHGHGGFHPAACGTMTHAGPVPVSHAAHPAHPHPGHPAVHHPLLPPAVSVSTASLSAPGISAVTSVRPHHHHHGLLKAPGAGSGAGPLGSSFQHWAVGGGGMPCPCSMCTVPPPHVTSMSAVTMPRLTSEK